Part of the Quercus lobata isolate SW786 chromosome 6, ValleyOak3.0 Primary Assembly, whole genome shotgun sequence genome, agagggaaggagaggagtctgcacgaaagtgatggcctcctgcttgccttcttataggaagggcagaacggagggtattaaatgcattcaagtttcccaaaggaatctgaagaaaaaagaggcgtccgttccacttccccaccttatcaaatgagccgccggacataaatgagcctcgtaaaggggattcattaagggcgcgtctgggacagccaagcggcaggagtagatcacgagcaaATTAAACGGAATCCCTAGAAAACCGGCTAAcctcctggacaggtggaaaaccgctcacataaatgcggggttgaactaaacaaaccgtattaagggcccgggtttgccaaaaccctcccttccaacccggaagtcggatagaagggttttgaggggctattgtggggcccaataatttaaggaccaagcccgattgctcctggaaaatccgaaggcccagtccgaggagagctgtggcccaagctctacagtacagagcacaaaacaattttggaaggcagccgaggacagtttggtcctcggcagatcctgaatcccaccgaaataaaggggtaaaactggtatagggacgaatttgtaaggagatccaaaatatcttggggaagttatccttactacccttccagataagacccaacacatgacagagccgtactctacagccttatcaaccatacccaacaattctgggattagactgatgggacaaatatcagtcttgtaaagattgaccctacacgtggacgaaggacaattaacgcagacgagtataaaagaagaaagcaagtaaatctaaaggggatcccatcccacctccgaaaaaggagGATCACATGGGAGAGAACAtatcaacaacaccggacttcactgaagaaagtccgtctttggataaccggggttaggcctcaatggtccttggattaactccgaggagtcccatcccatatggtgcgacgtcttagggcttaaatgttcaggcccaacacctttttctacctgaattcctctaaaaccaggatcggacatcgccccgcgaccagcggctagctttttaagcccactctctacaaattatattgtgagggatcttccgtgcgcgagcccaacgtccttattgggccgccagagaatcgtgtccttacagtaaggatgagtttttttttttttttttttttttttgatagaattaTTGATGTAGATTACCGTGGGATAAGGATAGggtttttgttaattttttttcctttcgaCTTATGGTAGGTTGTTGATTTGATAAGCAGggttgttttgaaaacatgagttTGTGGAagagtggttttattttaaaaaaaaaaaaacatttatccTAATCCCAATCTTCTCAAAACACTTATCCTAATCCCAATCTTCTCAAAACACTTATCCTTATCCCAATCTTTTCAAATACTACACCATTTTCAAAtacacattcaaaaaaaaattacatttactacttatttgttaaaaaagaaatgcacatttatctttctatttatttgaaaaaaataaataaatcacatactaCTTTTAAATACAgattaaaatcatgttttttaaaaaaatatctcaCGTTCATctcttttgttaaaaaattatctcTTTTATATGGTTccaaaaataccctcaaaaaATAAACCATAACTCCTCTTAGAATTAGGATTAGCAATGTCAGACTCCATTCAACCTTCtcctaaaaacataaaatcagTGAACTCACTCAATACACAATCATTCACCTCCCGTATAACACTATTTTTCAGAGCCATTTTGTGAATGAATACTATTGAAAAGGTATGTAAACATTTAATTTTGGTACCACATCCTCTTTGTACACAATATATTCACTGAATTTGTTTTCTGTTCATGCAGATTTTTTGCTAGAGCCATTTTATGATAGAATTGCACAGTCAACACAATTGGAAAGGAATGTATGCAACATTAAACCTTAAATTTTGGTAGCCATTAAATTTATTCTTACgtttcattaaattttggttgacaaagtatttttttttgttcatgtaaattttttgcTAGAGCCATTTTGTGATAGAGCTGCACAGTCGACACTACTGGAAAGGAAGGTATGTAACCataaaccttaatttttttagataaataaaacaaaaaaacatataaccgatatttctatatatatattttttcgtTTTTAAGTGAATCTGCAAATCTTATAGGGAAAAGTCTGCTCTTCCTCATCATTACGTTTTTTGTTtgcttggttttcttttttattattttcctttttcttttgtggttcatggttttgtattttgcaaCAATATAGGAATACATAAGTTGTTTACTTCGGGTCAATAGAATTCCTTAAGTTCCCTCTTTTATCTGATTCATTTTAGGAAATAAAATGCCattcatatttatttaataaataaaactgtTGGCACGTTCATAGTTTGTTTAACATGGTCTTATATATCTAAGATGAAGTTTGACATGGCGGAAAATAAAAGTCCTTTTCACTgataagttattagtttgtttACTACATAAGtgcataatgttattttaatttgtgAGTATTTTAACAgctaatttttataataataccaaaatttagttttttttcccctttctctttcctcttctctctctctctctctctctctctctctctccatgttTAGGGTAGAGATGAAGGAAGATATGTAGTATAAATAAGGGTAGAGACCCCAGAGATCGggagaagaaaaaggagaagagaaagcactaTAGCAATCTCAACAACTCCTATAACCATTATCATCCAATATATTCTAGAACAGAGCTCCTTGAATTGTGCCGAGGACAAACTTTCTTGTACAAACTTGGTTCGTTTCTGTTTGATTGTCTTGGAAACTCATTATAATTGTTATCCCATTCATTaaaacctagttcttctactcactctctacaaatttattgtactgggtttACTGGGCCAGtatcccatacattttgggcctgGGCTGAAAATCGTGCCCCTACATATACATTTTGCAAGGTatggtgaaaaaataaaaaataaaaaaagttattctacgtaaaaaaaaaaaaaaaaaaaaaaaaaaaaaaaaaaaaaaaaccccatgcATTGCCATTGAAAAATGCAAatacattttgaaaaaaaacgTGTGTAATTATGAAAACAAATTAGTTATAGATTGAACTCTATGTTTGATGTAAATATGatctaaatattaaataatcacAATAGTTAGCTTTAGCATATGCagtcttctccaaaaaaaaaaaaaaaaaaccattattaaGCATATGCTTTGCCAGTGgtcaatgatttttttaagtgagtgcaataaataaataaaaaaataataatttatatttcataaaattaacCTGAAATTTAACTTGTGCAATTGCTTATTGGCCcatattgattaatattttataatctaaaatctaaaatattttttcccaacatctaatgaaaataataataattaaaaaaaaggtcaacAACCATGATTTGCAAGCTACATTGTTTGCCATATATATGCATAACTTATAAATAACTTGCCTTTGAGCATGCGTATGATAAGTATCATCACACACACACTTATAAATAACTTGCCTTTGAGCACGCGTATGATGAGTatcatcacacacacacacaaaaaaaacttaggggTGTGGTGAGTATCATATGTGGAggaataatttttcatcacactcctaggtttttttttttttttttttttttggtgattggaaaatgtaataatcccaaattataataaatactttaaattaactcttactcaaaaaatagaagaatctTTGAGCACACGCTCTTTTTGTTATTAGAAAATGTAGTAacctcaaattataataaatattctaaattatCCATTATCCTAAAAATAGAAGAGCATCTGAGTACGCGCGTGAGCGCGTGGCCAAAGGTAAGTTAGTTTTTAAAAGTTtgatgagaaatataaaaaataaaatttaattaccttttcttttctaataaaacatttttaaaaatatattctaaagtAAAATTCAATTAGTTTTTCAtgtcattctcaaaaaaaaaaaaaaaaaagtttttcatttaattatctattacaaGACAATGTGCCTcaatgcaatttatttatttttttcccaaatgcAAAACATGTTAAGAAATTAGCTATACCAATCCAAAccagtatttaaatttttttttttttaaattcacttTCCATCGCAAAtgaagaaaagcaaaagaaaagaatgtaaGAAAGTTgtaccaaaaaagaagaattaagAATAACCTTATCTCGTTGTCCAGTTCATAAATATGAGTTGCACAATGCACAATTGCAGACCACATTATTTATGGACATTGAAAATGCCATATTTGTGGACATTTTTAGTATTTCTGAAGATGACCTCAATGAGATGTATTTGGACAGGTTGTGTCCTGAtccttttgtgtttttttagttgttaattgaattttaccaaaaagaaaaaaaaaaggaaaaaaagaaaatgccaTATTTGTCTTTCTTGTGCGATGTATGCAAGCAACTGCAATTAAAAATTCGATGGTGCAATAGGAATCTCAAGTTTCATCGCACCATAGCGTTTAATTATTAATCAGTCAAATTGATTGATTTggacaaattaaaaatattagaatAATTGAGATACGCACAATCTTTTCTGTCGTCGGccctactttttatttttctttacgaATAATCAAACGAAACAAATCAGCATATTTTACAAAAGGTCTTTGAtatttaatccttttttttttctttaaggcAGTTAAAGAACTATTGATCATATTCTAAAGAGTCGAGCACAAAATTGGGCTGTTTGTGATTGTGACaaggtttaaactttaaactcgACTTAAGGACGAATGAGTCAAATTCAAACTCAGATTTGTGGATTTAAGTTATTAGGCCTGATACAACAATAAGTCCATGGGCCTATTGacaagaaggaaggaaaataGGCATGGTAGAACAAAGCAAGCCCAGCTCATAAGCCTCATAATACAAACCAAAGCTCAATCAGTGAGATGCGTGATGATTTTTGTTCGGCCCAGTCCAGAACACGAAACCGATAATTATAAAATCTTCATCATATTGCCAAAAACACACGCCCTGGCTAGGCTAGGCTGGTTCCGTTCCGTTATACGGTTAGGATTTAGGAATTGAATTCTCAATTCCAAATCCAATTCCGAATTCCGAATGGCAAATCCTTATCGATCAAGGTAAAAGCAACCAAACCAAAATCCTTGTTTTCAGTAATTTCCTCGTTTGCGATCTGACTCTGCTTTTAAcgtgttgttgttgtggtggttgtGCAGGGAAGGTCTTAGTGTGAGACAAGCTGCGAATTCCGATGAAGTCCAATTAAGGATTGATCCAGTGCATGGGGACCTCGACGAGGAAATCTCCGGCCTTCATTCCCAAGTTCGACGACTTAAATCCGTACGTTACGtttctgtttctgttttttttttttattatgagtcatgggttttgagtttggttaatcaatttttataaattacaaaaaataaagtgCGATTCAAGGTCATTAATATCCTGATGCTGCTTGAATCTGCATTCTGAATCGGAACTTCTATAGCTTGATTCTACTTCTTTGGTAGTGTGTTGATGTTGCATTACATAGGGTCTGTGGTTAGGCTTTttggacccaccattcatgtgaaagCAAGGAGTATGCGCATTTATGGTAATTTTCCATTTAGAAGATcgtttttaaaacccaaaactttgttttgtgaCCACCACTCccgtcttgtttttgtttttatttattatttatttatttattttacaaatattcattttaaactcaaaacataGTTTTCCAACAACTTATTCAAACACCAGAGCATACAAATATTTTTGGAGTAAAAAGAACATCTTTATCGGTTTTTGCATCTTGTACATAAATCTTATTAAGGCGTTCTGTGATTATTTTCTGTAATTCTATTTTATGGGTTGTTTACTTGTCTTACTATTATTTCTATCTGATGCTTGTATATTCTTTGtgcttctaatatttttttgaactCTTAGACATTTTACCAAAATCGCAATCACCCTTACAGATTTCACTACCTAAAAGAACAGGAACTGAGACTACTCCCCAAAGGAAGTCCAACCATAGTTTTAGTTCTTTAGCTATCTAGGTATCAATGACAATGTTTTTTGATAACAAAATTCTTGGTTTTCCAAATCAAAGATAAAGGTCATTACCCCTGGTTACCCTTGGACACATGGGAGATTTATTGTTCCATCGACCCACCATCAATGCTTCAAATATGTTAGTGAGGACAAAAGAAgtacaaacaaaattttctttgcaAATTGGAAGCTAATGTCAAAGCTTATTATGCAGATTCCTAACTTTATGATCTAGTCTCAGTTAACAACTTTAGTTCAAAAGAAGAGGTGATCCTAACATGAAATCGTGATAAAGTATCCCAGAAGCCCAAAGAGTATAGTATCTGTCACCTTCCATAAGAAGAATTGAAATACCTTATGAATTTATTATAACACCGAGCTTAAAGCCCTTTTGGACATTCCACAGTTAAAAATAGGAATAGCTCATCTAATGTGGCAACTATTAGCATCACATCTGAGAGTGAAGAAGAGGCCCTCGGGCAATGCCCATAGGTGGTCTTCCACGGTCACCTATGGTGTTCCACTTGTCAATTTAGATATCTGGAGGAGCTGTTTTCACGATACCAAAGATTGGGGCCAAGGGCCTCATTATATTAAACACGGTAGCttaaatttatgctttgaaggTGGAGACTATTGCTACAGGGAGGTCAGATTTTTTTAGCTATGGCGTTATTGCTAAGAACATATTGCAAAAAAGGGGCTACCTTGGAAAATCATTTTGGACAAaaaaatgggaaggaaattaagGGAGGGGGCTTGACAAAGGCACAAAGGCAGGCATTAGAGGAAGGGGAGGTTATTAGCTTTTTGATGTATGGCTTGGGATTTATGAAGCACAGATGCAGACACTGGCATGACATGAGACACGATAACATGACAGTTCTTGAAAATTAGGAAACGACACTGTGGAGATACcccaattaatatatatatacacttctaggtatattttatttttattttaagtttttaaaataaataacaactgtcaaaaacttttaaaacatatctaaaatccaaggattgtttttaattaaaaattatttatttctccCAACACAATAAGGACATTCATGCAGAAGTGTCCCCGACATGTTTGACACGAAGATGGACACACCAGTGGTTTTGAAGTGTAACTGCTTCTTAGCCCAGGGTACATCCCTGATTATGGAATGATAGACGTGTCATAATTTGAAGCCATGAGTTGTCCACTACAGAAGGCTGAGACTTTAAAGTTGAATTTTATGGTTTAGTTGCTCTTGCAGCAAACTTCATGGTAGTCCTAATTTACTGATAGAGCTCTGACAGTGATGAACCAGGcaaggaagatgaagaagaactCCTAGCCTCAACACACACAATGTTAAAAAGGGGGGagcacccccaccccccccccccaaacccAAATTATATAAACTCCTCCCATGAAAATGAAGTCATGGAGAAATTTGACCACGGACGATGAACTATACCTGGCATTCATCAATGCTCACGTTGCTACCTAAGAATTGTCGTAGTATATCCATCTCCCCTTAGAGTTCTGTGATGTGTTCACATTTCATTATATAGAGATACTAGGTGAAAAATAGTCATCTCCCATGTGCTGAAAATTTTGGAAGATGCCAAATCCAGTAAAATTAGCACAGAGGTGTAGAAGCTTTGCAATATTGGCTTTATCAGGGATGAACAATGCCCAATTTTACTGAGGTTACACCTCTATCAATACCTAGAACAGATaatgttgatatgttttgatTACAAGCCATGTTTTCCATTTCCTTTTAATCTTTTAAATCACAACCTGTCATCAGCAGAGGTTTTTGTGTTGTGACTTATTGATGCTGTTAATAACTTGGAGCCAAATATTAGCCCAGAATTTATGGTAGGCAATGTCTAGCATTGTTTTATAAAACCCATAAATTCTGTAATTGCATGTCCATAAGAATTTGAGTTGTTCTTGTTGCTTCTGGTCAAGTGGTTTCATGCTAAATGGTTGCTTTGAAATTGGAACTACATTGTTTAATGTAAGCCTTGTACTTAGTTTGCTGACTCGCCTATGGCCCTGTTTCTGATTCATTAAGTCGCCTTCCCATTAGAGGGGGGATCATGGGACTTCCATAACCCAGCTGGGCCAATCTGCTCTGAGCTTCTGAGAATAAGGCTCACATTGtgtttaaaaaggaaaaaaaaagtcaattgaTAGATAAAAGGAAATTTCCATCTATAGTAGgactatttcttttctttataagaaaaaaggaaaattgccatatataaaaggaaatttCCATATATAGTAGgactatttcttttctttataagaAAAAACGAAAATTGCCATATATAATAGGACTTTTCAGTTTTTTCTCCCTCAGTCTTGTAAACTCCTATTTATGTATTGCTTTGCAGGTGGCTCAAGAAATTGAAGCAGAAACCAGAATCCAGAATGATATCCTCGCTGACTTGGTAAACTTATAGCTTGAACGGTTGAACCTTTACTTCCTAAAACCAATGTCACAAGGACATTTAGTCCAGGTGCCTTGATTGAGATCATTGTTGAAGCTTCTTATCTGATTTTCCTCTTTTGCACTAATACTTAATGACTATTAAGGAAACACACACAGAGACGATTGCACATGCCCACACACATGCACATGAACCAGCTGAAGCCATGGTTTTCCACTTAAAAGTATTTGCCATTTTGGTGAAGGGATGAACATATTGCATTCTGACAAATTGCTTCTGGTTTTTAACACAGCAAATGGCAATGGGTCAAGCTGGGGAAGGGGTGAAAAATGGCATGAGGAGATTGAATAGGACCATCACCCAGCACAGTTCAAATCATATCTTGCAAGTGATTATTTTTGGACTAGTTTGTTTCAGTGTAGTCTACCTATTGTCCAAGCTAGCTAGAAGATGAGAACCTAGTTTACACTAAAAGAGAGGAGCTGCTACGTGTGAATTTAAAGGGTCTTTTGTAGTCAACAATTTATATCCAGGTATTATGATACAGGTTGTATGGTAGCACCTCCTTTACAGCTAAAGTTATGAAGCTCAATTTTATGGAGGGTTCAAGACTTTTTATCCCCCATTTTGCAATATCTACATTCCTTACGCTTTGAAACATCTTACATATGTTAGCCAATGCCGAAAAGGTTATTGTTTTGAGACATCAACTTAAAATGGATGGAATACATTGAAATGTATATGAAGACTCATCTCTGttcacctttttattttatcttatttttatgaTGCCATGGTATTGTTAATTTGATATCACTAGAGCAATATATCCTTTCATTTGTAGAATCAGTTTTATCGCAGAAGAGGACCTAATCCTTGGAAATCTGGAAAGTAGGATAGATGCGGGCAATATGATGCAACTGAAATAgtatttgaacttttaattgCAGAACTGAGTACACCATTCTCTGTAGTTCAATAAACATGGTGTTATTCATGGTTTTTTATTTCATCTGTATTCCCAAACATTTGAGAATCTCTAACTCGTATAGATCCTTGAAAGGGCTTGAGATGTCACTTGGTTATGAAATCTGGTGGTTGTTCCACTTCATTTAGTTGGTATATGCTTACACCATCTGAGGGTTAAGAATAAAAGATCAGACCAACTGGTAATAGAAAATGTATGAACAAAGTATGAAAATATTTGTGTGCAAAAATCTTGGTTCCATAAGCTGGAGGACATGCATAATGCACGTATCGACAGTGCCAACTGCCAAGGTTTGCTTAATCTGGTCAAAGAAAACTTGGTGATCTGTGTTTTGTTCATACAAGCACCGGATTGGGATCTTAATATTGGAACAACATAATTTCTGTTCTTaccttcttcttgtttttggaaAGCATGTTCTTGTTGCCTTCTTGGTAACTTCCAACTGTGCAAggtgtttgtttttgttctaGAAATTCCGATGATCATAACTTCATATTTAGGAGCAGGTGAGTGGCAATGCGAGTAATGTAACTTATCTGATTGTGAAGAGTCGAAAGGTCTGCCTTCTAAAGCCTCTATCTTCATATTCCTTATTGGGTGCGCGGCTTCAAGAATGTGGTAAGAAGTAGAGCTACGTGGTAATGTTTTAGTtgtagaggtttttttttttggatataaagTTTTTAGGGTTTAGAGCATTTGGCAAACTACAATGACATATAGTGTTTCGAAGTTATTACATTATGATTGGTAATCAAATTGGTTTACCaaattcccattaaaaaaaaaaaaaattggtttaccAAATTGGTAAAGAGAGATGTAAGAAACAAGAAAAGTGGCTGAAATGTTACCTGGGGACCCTTTTAGAATACTTTATCTGATGCCCATATCATATAAAATTAGCATGAAGTCAtgggagaaaattttaaaattttgcaaccaaaaaatataaaagttttaaaattaagctGAAATATTGAGGGGCTGAAAAGTTGATTTTGATCTCCTTGGACAAAAATTCCCTTAActaatattttgtgaaaagttaatttcctttcctttcacattttatttttctcaccAAATCTCACTTTACCAATATTTTACTCTCCAGTTTTCTTCCTTTACCAAtagcaaactttttttttttcttttcttaaaaaaaaaatttatttaaccaatatcaaagagaagaagagatgaAGAAAAGTTCAATATA contains:
- the LOC115993741 gene encoding bet1-like protein At4g14600, coding for MANPYRSREGLSVRQAANSDEVQLRIDPVHGDLDEEISGLHSQVRRLKSVAQEIEAETRIQNDILADLQMAMGQAGEGVKNGMRRLNRTITQHSSNHILQVIIFGLVCFSVVYLLSKLARR